From the genome of Miscanthus floridulus cultivar M001 chromosome 10, ASM1932011v1, whole genome shotgun sequence, one region includes:
- the LOC136489341 gene encoding 3-ketoacyl-CoA synthase 20-like, whose product MLLSNCIFRMGGVAALLSNRRADAGRPKYWLLHTVRTHKGAADECYGYVYQREDGTGRVGVSLARELMAVAGDALKTNITTLGPLVLPLSEQLKFLRSLVLRRVLRSRSVRTYIPDLPTTRNNRLPSS is encoded by the coding sequence ATGCTGCTGTCCAACTGCATCTTCCGCATGGGTGGCGTCGCCGCGCTACTGTCCAACCGCCGCGCCGACGCCGGGCGCCCCAAGTACTGGCTACTGCACACGGTGCGCACCCACAAAGGCGCCGCGGACGAGTGCTACGGCTACGTATACCAGCGCGAGGACGGCACAGGCCGCGTCGGTGTGTCACTGGCGCGCGAGCTCATGGCCGTTGCCGGGGACGCGCTCAAGACGAACATCACCACCCTGGGCCCGCTGGTGCTCCCGCTGTCGGAGCAGCTCAAGTTCCTCAGGTCCCTCGTGCTCCGTCGCGTCCTCCGCTCCCGCAGCGTCCGTACGTACATCCCGGACTTGCCGACGACTAGGAACAACAGGCTCCCCAGCAGCTGA